The following coding sequences lie in one Myxococcales bacterium genomic window:
- a CDS encoding tetratricopeptide repeat protein, giving the protein MTTNNKNLPEVPASALRDHGTDDRLDRVWQRIEGDLGASRPRPRQVWLWAPAAVVIIFGSGVMVGARWFRPQPVAMPLSAEPASVGDESYRPGQAPPSVELEKIDEPQQKEKKSASPPGLLLGAEQSTPVSGDVPPPTLVLPPIMAAPEWQVLADRDDYAAAWQSVERQGGFDAVLGKASSAAQLMSLVDIARANGQRGAAIKALRSVVERHSGDPRAALAAYTLGDMLEKTGDRAGAAKAYAAYRTLSPKGDFAEDALARQVDAAIAQGEVELAKQLADQYAKDFPTGRRLGEIRARVSKLAGEDAGTLAADAAVGEDDTPFDEVDDDSASKSKKPAPKPSK; this is encoded by the coding sequence ATGACGACCAACAACAAGAATCTCCCCGAAGTCCCCGCCTCCGCGCTGCGTGATCACGGCACGGATGATCGTCTCGACCGTGTGTGGCAGCGCATCGAGGGTGACCTGGGTGCTTCGCGACCGCGTCCGCGGCAGGTCTGGCTCTGGGCTCCGGCCGCCGTCGTGATCATCTTCGGCTCCGGTGTGATGGTCGGTGCGCGGTGGTTCCGACCCCAACCCGTGGCCATGCCGCTGTCGGCGGAGCCGGCCTCGGTCGGTGACGAGAGCTATCGACCCGGTCAAGCGCCCCCCTCCGTCGAGCTGGAGAAGATCGACGAGCCGCAGCAAAAAGAGAAGAAGTCGGCGTCGCCGCCCGGTCTCTTGCTCGGCGCCGAGCAATCGACCCCGGTGTCCGGCGACGTTCCGCCGCCGACCTTGGTCTTGCCGCCGATCATGGCCGCGCCGGAGTGGCAGGTCCTCGCCGACCGCGATGACTACGCTGCGGCCTGGCAGTCAGTCGAGCGTCAGGGTGGTTTTGATGCGGTCTTGGGCAAGGCTTCGAGCGCGGCGCAGCTGATGAGCCTGGTGGACATCGCACGGGCGAATGGGCAGCGCGGGGCGGCAATCAAGGCACTCCGGTCCGTCGTCGAGCGGCATTCCGGGGATCCTCGCGCCGCACTTGCCGCGTACACCCTGGGCGACATGCTGGAAAAGACGGGCGATCGTGCCGGGGCCGCCAAGGCGTACGCCGCGTATCGAACCTTGTCTCCCAAGGGCGATTTCGCAGAAGATGCCCTGGCGCGACAGGTCGACGCGGCCATCGCTCAGGGCGAAGTCGAGTTGGCCAAGCAGCTCGCTGACCAATATGCGAAGGATTTTCCCACCGGCCGCCGCCTCGGCGAGATCCGCGCGCGCGTCAGCAAGCTCGCCGGTGAGGATGCAGGCACACTCGCCGCGGACGCCGCGGTCGGTGAAGACGACACACCCTTCGACGAAGTCGACGACGACTCGGCCTCCAAGTCGAAGAAGCCAGCTCCCAAGCCGAGCAAGTAG
- a CDS encoding sigma-70 family RNA polymerase sigma factor, with protein MAHSPQQNARLRLVGGTEVGGKKPRRESEPTSQLDDASLVALARDGHVSAFEALYRRHATFALNVAVRIQGNAGDVEDVVHDAFIRAHLRLSELREPALFRSWLGSIVVRFVRTRMRRRRLLTSLGLVSVEPVDLDSVAAPDASPEVRAQLAQIYALLRTVPADERIAWTLRYIEHHRLEVVADLCGCSLATVKRRISRTQAFLTEHFVPPYAEEST; from the coding sequence ATGGCGCACAGCCCGCAACAGAACGCGCGCCTCCGCCTGGTCGGAGGGACCGAGGTCGGCGGGAAAAAACCGCGCCGCGAATCCGAGCCGACTAGTCAGCTCGATGACGCATCGTTGGTGGCCCTGGCGCGCGACGGTCACGTGAGCGCGTTCGAGGCGCTCTACCGCCGACACGCGACGTTCGCGCTGAACGTGGCGGTGCGCATCCAGGGAAACGCGGGCGACGTGGAAGACGTGGTGCATGACGCCTTCATCCGCGCGCACCTGCGCCTGAGCGAGCTACGGGAGCCCGCACTCTTTCGTTCGTGGCTTGGTTCGATCGTCGTCCGGTTCGTTCGAACGCGCATGCGCCGCCGCCGCCTCCTCACCTCGCTCGGGCTCGTGTCCGTCGAGCCGGTGGATCTCGACTCGGTGGCGGCTCCCGACGCAAGCCCCGAGGTGCGCGCTCAGCTCGCGCAGATCTACGCCCTCTTGCGCACCGTCCCGGCGGACGAGCGCATCGCTTGGACCCTGCGTTACATCGAACACCATCGCTTGGAGGTCGTCGCCGACCTCTGCGGGTGTTCGCTCGCTACAGTGAAACGGCGCATCTCGCGTACTCAGGCTTTCCTGACCGAACACTTTGTCCCTCCGTACGCGGAGGAATCGACATGA
- a CDS encoding FHA domain-containing protein, which yields MSNVVETRAAASRVAKWLVDKGRPDEAVSLLAAWAAAGPNDSEGQQLLAEALRVDPSARVAQQAFERMEGVPGDHSDLDAAIAHYEPEQVAKLDAEARRPSFRRAQMGFNNNIKFQEQQFHVQTEDSGLDAPHIITHLFADGGRVIKSHKRDYTEHVARADVADFVKQLMKGQHLEMVLMLREGRFAAILAGHEIGGMTLLAEPPNVENVKKLASKKEARAEAGQVAVREAKSAATASAAPIEPPPPTQPSARPSAPRPTAPPASRQYFRLHVLRSLWGGPERFEPFGSEALIGRDGEIALAGEVFCHPREAMLIFKEQRLWLQDLGRGNGVFLRIRTPIELEFGDEFVVGDQLLRIEKNPVADDGPDPAPTYFYSSPKWPSSFRVLQIFNGGVVGACIVSRGNTLQIGSAIGDLVFPDDPLVGPQHCLIEEQAGSVYLTDLSSRTGVFVRIRGQQEIEHGDELLVGRTRLVVDLGPSRGG from the coding sequence ATGAGCAACGTGGTGGAGACCCGCGCGGCAGCCTCGCGTGTGGCCAAATGGCTCGTCGACAAGGGTCGACCCGACGAGGCCGTCTCGTTGCTCGCGGCCTGGGCCGCCGCCGGTCCCAACGACAGCGAGGGGCAACAGCTGCTGGCCGAGGCGCTGCGCGTGGACCCGAGCGCACGGGTGGCGCAGCAAGCCTTCGAGCGGATGGAAGGGGTCCCGGGCGACCACTCCGATCTGGACGCTGCCATTGCGCACTACGAACCCGAGCAGGTCGCGAAGCTGGACGCCGAGGCACGACGCCCGAGCTTTCGTCGCGCTCAGATGGGGTTCAACAACAACATCAAGTTTCAAGAGCAGCAGTTTCACGTTCAGACCGAGGACTCCGGCCTGGATGCTCCACACATCATCACGCACTTGTTCGCCGACGGCGGACGCGTCATCAAGAGCCACAAGCGCGACTACACTGAGCACGTCGCTCGGGCTGACGTCGCGGATTTCGTCAAGCAGTTGATGAAAGGGCAGCACCTGGAGATGGTGCTGATGCTGCGTGAGGGGCGCTTCGCCGCGATCCTCGCCGGCCACGAGATCGGCGGCATGACGCTGCTCGCCGAGCCGCCGAACGTCGAGAACGTCAAGAAGCTGGCGAGCAAGAAGGAGGCTCGGGCGGAGGCAGGGCAGGTCGCGGTGCGGGAGGCGAAGTCCGCTGCGACAGCTTCTGCCGCACCGATCGAGCCGCCGCCCCCGACCCAGCCGTCCGCGCGTCCTTCGGCGCCGCGTCCGACGGCGCCACCCGCTTCGCGGCAATATTTCCGCCTGCACGTGCTGCGCAGCCTGTGGGGAGGTCCGGAGCGCTTCGAGCCGTTCGGCAGCGAGGCACTGATCGGTCGCGACGGCGAGATCGCCCTTGCCGGCGAGGTGTTCTGCCACCCGCGGGAGGCAATGCTCATCTTCAAGGAGCAGCGCCTGTGGCTTCAGGATCTGGGGCGGGGCAACGGAGTCTTCCTGCGCATCCGCACGCCCATCGAGCTCGAGTTCGGGGACGAGTTCGTGGTGGGTGACCAGCTACTGCGGATCGAGAAGAACCCGGTCGCAGACGACGGACCGGACCCTGCTCCCACCTACTTCTACTCCTCGCCGAAGTGGCCCTCGTCCTTCCGGGTCCTGCAGATCTTCAACGGCGGCGTCGTGGGTGCGTGCATCGTGTCGCGGGGCAACACCCTCCAGATCGGTTCGGCGATCGGGGATCTCGTCTTCCCCGACGACCCGTTGGTTGGGCCGCAGCACTGTCTGATCGAAGAACAGGCCGGCAGCGTGTATCTCACCGATCTCAGCTCGCGGACCGGCGTGTTCGTGCGCATCCGCGGACAGCAAGAGATCGAGCACGGTGACGAGCTACTCGTCGGGCGCACTCGTTTGGTCGTCGACCTCGGGCCTTCCCGCGGCGGTTGA
- a CDS encoding GFA family protein, which translates to MTKLSGRCLCGAVAFEALRDGDEGDACHCGQCRRWSGHYWASVNVEFASLVLTKGEDQLRWYESSKLVRRGFCVSCGSALFWHADRHEKHAHRIAIAMGSLDAPSELRLAHHIFVADKGDYYELADGLPQKQRY; encoded by the coding sequence ATGACGAAGCTCTCCGGACGGTGTTTGTGCGGTGCGGTCGCGTTCGAAGCGCTGCGCGACGGTGACGAGGGTGACGCCTGCCACTGTGGGCAGTGCCGGCGGTGGAGCGGCCACTACTGGGCGTCCGTGAACGTCGAGTTCGCGTCGCTCGTGCTGACGAAGGGCGAGGACCAGCTCCGCTGGTACGAGTCGTCGAAGCTCGTGCGGCGCGGGTTCTGCGTGAGCTGCGGCTCGGCGCTGTTCTGGCACGCGGATCGCCACGAGAAACACGCGCACCGAATCGCAATCGCGATGGGCTCCCTCGATGCCCCGAGCGAGCTTCGGCTCGCTCACCACATCTTCGTGGCTGACAAGGGCGACTACTACGAGCTCGCTGACGGACTGCCGCAGAAGCAGCGATACTGA
- a CDS encoding DUF4375 domain-containing protein: MTKEFVAVLNAVHEKVINAPEEEWEARYNALSQVERDLYDVNFFHFEYIGGGLGAYFTNYASAHWEETLRALERIGALEAYEMLNKACALFPGGKPSANLEEFEDQANDPGLQGLLRALGGFDDVQLMERLELYWRAQGEPRTE, from the coding sequence GTGACGAAGGAGTTTGTGGCCGTGCTCAATGCCGTCCACGAGAAGGTGATCAACGCGCCCGAGGAAGAGTGGGAAGCGAGGTACAACGCGCTCTCGCAAGTGGAACGTGACCTGTACGATGTGAACTTCTTTCACTTCGAGTACATCGGAGGCGGGCTCGGTGCCTACTTCACCAACTACGCGAGCGCACACTGGGAAGAGACTCTTCGGGCGCTGGAACGAATCGGGGCGCTAGAGGCGTACGAAATGCTCAACAAAGCCTGCGCACTATTCCCGGGCGGGAAGCCCAGCGCGAACCTGGAAGAGTTCGAAGACCAGGCGAACGATCCCGGGTTACAGGGACTGCTTAGAGCGCTTGGGGGATTTGATGATGTCCAATTGATGGAACGACTCGAGCTTTACTGGCGCGCGCAAGGTGAGCCGCGGACCGAGTAA